The DNA window TTGAGTCCCACTCTTGACAATAAATCATGAATCATCTCGGTTCTCATCTTTCCTGATGCTATTTTATGAATATCTAATGCTTCTCCTATAATATCGCCTACAGTCATACGAGTATTTAATGATGCATATGGATCTTGGAAAATCATCTGCATTTTTTTTCTTAAAGGATGTAGTTCTCTTTCATTCATCATGCCTATTTCTACACCACCAAAGACAATTTCCCCTGCTGTAGGCTCGTACAAACGAATAAGCGTCCTTCCTGTTGTTGATTTTCCACAGCCCGATTCTCCCACAAGACCTAATGTTTCTCCTTTTTTTATATGAAAACTTACATCATCTACTGCCTTTACATACTGTATATTTTTTCCGAAAAACCCCTTCCTTATAGGAAAGTATTTTTTCAAATTCTTTACTTCTAATAAAATATCATCATTTTTTTTCATTATATTTTCCCCCTCTTTACACCCGTATCTACTTGAACTTGAGGAGCATCTTTATGAAGCAACCAACACATAGAGCGATGATTTTTTTCTGTCTCAAAGTAAGGTGGCTTCATCTCTTGACATATTTTCATTGCATAGGGACATCTGGCCGCAAAAGGACAGCCCTTTGGTGGATTTAGTAAATCTGGTGGTGTTCCTTCTATTGGAACAAGTCGCTGTTTTTCCCCTAAATCTAATCTTGGAATAGATTTTAATAACCCACAGGTATAAGGATGCTTTGGATTATAGAAAATCTGCTCCTTTGTTCCTTCTTCCATAATGAGTCCACCATACATAACAATGATTCTTGTACATACATCTGCTACAACACCTAAATCATGAGTAATCAAAATAATAGATGTATTTATTTTTTCCTTTAAATCCTTCATAAGCTCTAGGATTTGCGCCTGAATAGTAACATCGAGTGCTGTAGTTGGCTCATCTGCTATGAGTAAACTTGGTTCACAAGACAGCGCTATAGCAATCATAGCCCTTTGTCTCATTCCTCCACTAAATTCATGAGGATAATTATCTACACGTTTTTCAGGAGATGGAATGCCAACAAGCTTTAACATTTCTATAGCCTTTTCTCTGGCTTGTTTCTTATTTAAACCCTGATGGTGTCTTATAGCTTCCATAATCTGATTTCCTACAGTATATACAGGATTTAATGAAGTCATAGGATCTTGAAAAATCATAGCCATTTCGTTTCCTCGAATACGCTGCATTTCTTTTTCAGGCATATTGACAATATCTTTTCCTTTGAAAGTTATTTCTCCACCTACAATCTTCCCTGGATACTGAAGAAGCTTCATGGTGGACATGGACGTAACACTCTTTCCACTTCCAGATTCTCCAACGATTCCAATAGCTTCACCTTTATCTAAATGAAAACTTACACCTCTTATGGCTTTTACCTCCCCTACATGGGTAAAGAAAGAGGTATAAAGATCTTTTACTTCTAATATTTTTTCATTTTTCATGATTTTCACCCCTTTTCTATTTACGAAGACGTGGATCTAGGGCATCTCTTAAACCGTCGCCTAGGAAGTTAAACGCAAGCATGGTAATACAAATAGCTGCTGATGGGAAGAAAAGCTGATAAGGGTACGACCTTAGTCCTCCTAATGCATCACTCGCCAATGATCCCCATG is part of the Crassaminicella profunda genome and encodes:
- a CDS encoding ABC transporter ATP-binding protein; the protein is MKNEKILEVKDLYTSFFTHVGEVKAIRGVSFHLDKGEAIGIVGESGSGKSVTSMSTMKLLQYPGKIVGGEITFKGKDIVNMPEKEMQRIRGNEMAMIFQDPMTSLNPVYTVGNQIMEAIRHHQGLNKKQAREKAIEMLKLVGIPSPEKRVDNYPHEFSGGMRQRAMIAIALSCEPSLLIADEPTTALDVTIQAQILELMKDLKEKINTSIILITHDLGVVADVCTRIIVMYGGLIMEEGTKEQIFYNPKHPYTCGLLKSIPRLDLGEKQRLVPIEGTPPDLLNPPKGCPFAARCPYAMKICQEMKPPYFETEKNHRSMCWLLHKDAPQVQVDTGVKRGKI